The proteins below come from a single Pseudomonas chlororaphis genomic window:
- a CDS encoding acetyl-CoA carboxylase subunit alpha (catalyzes the carboxylation of acetyl-CoA to malonyl-CoA; forms a tetramer composed of two alpha (AccA) and two beta (AccD) subunits; one of the two catalytic subunits that can form the acetyl CoA carboxylase enzyme together with a carrier protein), with product MNPNFLDFEQPIADLQAKIEELRLVGNDNSLNIGDEISRLQDKSRTLTEDIFGKLTSWQIARLARHPRRPYTLDYIEHIFTEFDELHGDRHFSDDAAIVGGVARLEDQPVMVIGHQKGREVREKVRRNFGMPRPEGYRKACRLMEMAERFKMPILTFIDTPGAYPGIDAEERNQSEAIAWNLRVMARLKTPIIATVIGEGGSGGALAIGVCDQLNMLQYSTYAVISPEGCASILWKTAEKAPDAAEAMGITAERLKGLGIVDKVINEPVGGAHRDPAAAAALIRAELSSQLSMLKKLDHDTLLTRRYDRLMSYGL from the coding sequence ATGAACCCGAATTTTCTAGATTTCGAACAGCCGATCGCCGACCTGCAAGCCAAGATCGAAGAGTTGCGCTTGGTCGGTAATGACAATTCGCTGAATATCGGCGATGAAATCTCTCGTCTGCAGGACAAGAGCCGTACGCTGACCGAAGACATCTTCGGCAAGCTGACCAGCTGGCAGATCGCGCGCCTGGCGCGTCATCCGCGTCGTCCCTACACCCTGGACTACATCGAGCACATCTTCACCGAGTTCGACGAACTGCACGGCGACCGTCACTTCTCCGACGACGCCGCGATCGTGGGCGGTGTGGCTCGCCTGGAAGACCAGCCGGTGATGGTCATCGGCCATCAGAAGGGCCGTGAAGTGCGCGAGAAGGTGCGTCGCAACTTCGGCATGCCGCGTCCTGAAGGCTACCGCAAGGCTTGCCGCCTGATGGAAATGGCCGAGCGCTTCAAGATGCCGATCCTGACCTTCATCGACACGCCGGGCGCCTACCCGGGCATCGACGCCGAGGAGCGCAACCAGAGCGAAGCGATCGCCTGGAACCTGCGGGTCATGGCACGCCTGAAAACCCCGATCATCGCCACCGTCATCGGCGAAGGCGGTTCCGGTGGTGCGCTGGCCATTGGTGTCTGCGACCAGCTGAACATGCTGCAATATTCCACCTACGCGGTGATCTCGCCGGAAGGCTGCGCCTCGATCCTGTGGAAAACCGCCGAGAAGGCCCCGGACGCCGCTGAAGCCATGGGCATCACCGCCGAGCGCCTCAAGGGCCTGGGCATCGTGGACAAGGTGATCAACGAGCCCGTGGGCGGCGCCCACCGCGACCCGGCCGCTGCCGCCGCGCTGATTCGTGCCGAACTGAGTTCGCAATTGTCGATGCTGAAGAAACTCGACCACGACACATTGCTGACCCGTCGCTACGATCGTCTGATGAGCTACGGTCTCTGA
- a CDS encoding tRNA(Ile)-lysidine synthetase: MNQSRIDLPTGLLTQLSPWRNATAWHIAFSGGLDSTVLLHLLVSLSKHHTLPPIRALHVHHGLQAAADAWPEHCRRVCEALGVPLHVVSVEVCLGASLERAAREARYAAFAATLQADEVLLTAQHQDDQAETLLFRLLRGAGVRGLSAMPRQRPLGHGYLLRPLLEVSRAALEAYATQQGLNWIEDPSNDDLRYSRNYLRRRVFPLLAEHWPRASMSLARSAAHMSEAQDLLSDLARLDLAAAASPDAFDWLGVPSLELAPLQALSAARQRNALSHWLAALTLLPDSDHWSGWDALRDAAHDARPIWRLAGGELHRGGGRAWWLSDHWLRPVAGAVQWPDPTAALYLPGNGRVTLNGQRPAGPLWIRYRQGGEVLQLPGRGHRDLKRLLNERAVPAFVRGRLPLLYQGQRLLAVANLGGLDCAADGSWQLVWQPGSQDRGLS, encoded by the coding sequence ATGAATCAATCCAGGATTGATCTCCCCACCGGGCTCCTCACCCAACTGTCCCCCTGGCGCAACGCTACCGCCTGGCACATCGCCTTCTCCGGCGGCCTCGACTCCACCGTGCTGCTGCACCTGCTCGTTTCGCTGTCCAAACATCACACCCTGCCCCCGATCCGGGCGCTGCACGTCCATCACGGGCTCCAGGCTGCGGCCGATGCCTGGCCGGAACATTGCCGTCGGGTGTGTGAGGCACTGGGCGTGCCGTTGCACGTGGTGAGCGTTGAGGTTTGCCTGGGTGCCAGCCTCGAACGCGCTGCCCGGGAGGCGCGCTACGCGGCCTTTGCTGCAACGCTCCAGGCCGACGAAGTGCTGCTCACCGCCCAGCACCAGGATGATCAGGCCGAAACCCTGTTGTTCCGCTTGCTGCGCGGGGCGGGCGTGCGCGGTTTGTCGGCGATGCCCCGGCAGCGTCCCCTCGGGCACGGGTATTTGTTGCGCCCGCTGCTCGAGGTATCCCGGGCGGCGTTGGAGGCCTACGCGACGCAGCAGGGCTTGAACTGGATCGAGGACCCCTCCAACGACGACCTGCGGTATTCGCGCAATTACTTGCGCCGGCGGGTGTTTCCGCTGCTGGCCGAGCACTGGCCTCGGGCGTCCATGAGCCTGGCTCGCAGCGCCGCACACATGAGCGAAGCCCAGGATTTGCTGAGCGACCTGGCGCGGCTCGACCTGGCCGCTGCCGCGAGCCCGGACGCGTTCGACTGGCTGGGTGTGCCGTCGCTTGAACTGGCGCCCTTGCAGGCCCTGTCTGCGGCGCGCCAGCGCAACGCATTGAGCCATTGGCTGGCGGCGCTGACCCTGTTGCCCGACAGCGATCACTGGTCCGGCTGGGACGCGTTGCGCGATGCGGCGCACGACGCCCGGCCGATCTGGCGCCTGGCCGGAGGTGAGTTACACCGTGGTGGCGGGCGAGCCTGGTGGTTATCCGACCACTGGCTGCGCCCGGTCGCCGGCGCTGTTCAATGGCCGGATCCCACGGCCGCGTTGTACTTGCCGGGCAATGGCCGGGTCACGCTCAACGGCCAGCGGCCGGCGGGGCCCCTGTGGATCCGCTATCGTCAAGGTGGCGAGGTGCTGCAATTGCCGGGCCGTGGGCATCGCGACCTCAAGCGTTTGCTCAATGAGCGCGCGGTGCCGGCCTTCGTTCGCGGCCGATTGCCGCTGCTGTACCAGGGCCAGCGATTGCTGGCGGTGGCTAATCTGGGCGGGCTCGACTGCGCGGCAGATGGCAGTTGGCAATTGGTCTGGCAGCCAGGAAGCCAAGATCGGGGTTTGAGCTGA
- the eno gene encoding enolase (catalyzes the formation of phosphoenolpyruvate from 2-phospho-D-glycerate in glycolysis) → MAKIVDIKGREVLDSRGNPTVEADVLLDNGIIGSACAPSGASTGSREALELRDGDKGRYLGKGVLKAVANINGPIRDLLLGKDPADQKALDQAMIKLDGTENKATLGANAILAVSLAAAKAAAQDQDLPLYAHIANLNGTPGVYSMPVPMMNIINGGEHADNNVDIQEFMVQPVGAKSFSEGLRMGTEIFHHLKAVLKARGLSTAVGDEGGFAPNLASNEDALKVISEAVANAGYTLGTDVTLALDCAASEFFEDGKYNLSGEGQVFTAEGFADYLKGLTERYPIISIEDGLDESDWAGWKILTDKIGEKTQLVGDDLFVTNTKILKEGIDKKIANSILIKFNQIGTLTETLEAIQMAKAAGYTAVISHRSGETEDSTIADLAVGTAAGQIKTGSLCRSDRVSKYNQLLRIEEQLNGKAKYNGRAEFRG, encoded by the coding sequence ATGGCAAAAATCGTCGACATCAAAGGTCGTGAGGTTCTCGACTCCCGTGGCAACCCCACTGTTGAAGCGGACGTGCTTCTCGACAACGGCATCATCGGCAGCGCCTGCGCGCCGTCCGGTGCTTCCACTGGCTCGCGCGAAGCGCTGGAGCTGCGTGATGGCGACAAGGGCCGTTACCTGGGCAAGGGCGTGCTGAAAGCCGTCGCCAACATCAACGGTCCGATCCGTGACCTGTTGCTGGGCAAGGACCCTGCCGACCAGAAAGCCCTCGATCAGGCGATGATCAAGCTCGACGGTACCGAGAACAAAGCTACCCTGGGCGCCAACGCGATCCTCGCCGTGTCCCTGGCTGCCGCCAAGGCCGCCGCCCAGGACCAGGACCTGCCACTGTACGCCCACATCGCCAACCTCAACGGTACGCCGGGCGTCTATTCGATGCCGGTGCCGATGATGAACATCATCAACGGCGGCGAACATGCCGACAACAACGTCGACATCCAGGAGTTCATGGTGCAGCCGGTGGGCGCCAAGTCCTTCTCCGAAGGCCTGCGCATGGGCACCGAGATTTTCCATCACCTCAAGGCTGTGCTGAAGGCCCGTGGCCTGAGCACCGCCGTTGGCGACGAAGGTGGTTTCGCCCCGAACCTGGCGTCCAACGAAGACGCGCTGAAAGTGATCTCCGAAGCCGTGGCCAACGCCGGCTACACGCTGGGCACCGACGTGACCCTGGCCCTGGACTGCGCCGCCAGTGAGTTCTTCGAAGACGGCAAGTACAACCTGTCCGGCGAAGGCCAGGTGTTCACCGCCGAAGGTTTCGCCGACTACCTCAAGGGCCTGACCGAGCGCTATCCGATCATCTCCATCGAAGACGGCCTGGACGAGTCCGATTGGGCGGGCTGGAAGATCCTCACCGACAAGATCGGCGAGAAGACCCAGCTGGTGGGTGACGACCTGTTCGTGACCAACACCAAGATCCTGAAGGAAGGCATCGACAAGAAGATCGCCAACTCGATCCTGATCAAGTTCAACCAGATCGGCACCCTGACCGAAACCCTGGAAGCCATCCAGATGGCCAAGGCCGCCGGCTACACCGCCGTGATCTCCCACCGTTCCGGTGAAACCGAAGATTCGACCATTGCCGACCTGGCCGTGGGCACCGCGGCAGGCCAGATCAAGACCGGTTCGCTGTGCCGTTCCGACCGCGTTTCCAAGTACAACCAACTGCTGCGTATCGAAGAGCAGTTGAACGGCAAGGCCAAGTACAACGGTCGCGCCGAGTTTCGCGGTTAA
- the pyrG gene encoding CTP synthetase (CTP synthase; cytidine triphosphate synthetase; catalyzes the ATP-dependent amination of UTP to CTP with either L-glutamine or ammonia as the source of nitrogen; in Escherichia coli this enzyme forms a homotetramer) has translation MTRYIFVTGGVVSSLGKGIASASLAAILEARGLKVTMLKLDPYINVDPGTMSPFQHGEVFVTHDGAETDLDLGHYERFIRTTMTQNNNFTTGRVYEHVLRKERRGDYLGATIQVIPHITDEIKRRIIKGAGDADVAMVEIGGTVGDIESQPFLEAIRQLRFEIGAKRAMLMHLTLVPYIATAGETKTKPTQHSVKELRSIGLQPDVLICRSDHPIDLSSRRKIAQFTNVEERAVIGLEDADTIYKIPGILHSQGLDDFVVERFGLQCAGADLSEWDAVVDAKLNPEHEVTIAMVGKYMELLDAYKSLIEAMSHAGISNRTKVNLRYIDSEDIENQGTGLLEGADAILVPGGFGLRGVEGKITAVQYARENKVPYLGICLGMQVAVIEFARNVLGWKDANSTEFDRASGHPVVGLITEWEDATGAVEVRTESSDLGGTMRLGAQECLLEAGSLVHECYAKDVIVERHRHRYEVNNNLLPQLIEAGLKISGRSGDGALVEVVESPDHPWFVACQFHPEFTSTPRDGHPLFSGFVKAALAQHQKKA, from the coding sequence ATGACGCGCTACATATTCGTCACGGGCGGTGTTGTTTCTTCATTGGGGAAAGGCATTGCCTCGGCTTCATTGGCGGCCATCCTGGAGGCGCGGGGACTTAAGGTCACCATGCTCAAGCTGGACCCGTACATCAACGTCGACCCGGGCACCATGAGCCCGTTCCAGCACGGTGAAGTGTTCGTCACCCATGACGGCGCCGAGACCGACCTGGACCTGGGCCACTACGAGCGGTTCATCCGCACGACCATGACCCAGAACAACAACTTCACCACCGGCCGCGTCTACGAGCACGTGCTGCGCAAGGAGCGTCGTGGTGACTACCTGGGCGCGACCATCCAGGTCATCCCGCACATCACCGACGAAATCAAGCGCCGCATCATCAAGGGTGCTGGCGACGCCGACGTGGCGATGGTCGAGATCGGCGGCACCGTGGGCGACATCGAGTCCCAGCCGTTCCTCGAGGCCATCCGCCAGTTGCGTTTCGAAATCGGCGCCAAGCGCGCGATGTTGATGCACCTGACCCTGGTCCCGTACATCGCCACCGCTGGCGAAACCAAGACCAAGCCAACCCAGCACTCGGTCAAGGAGCTGCGCTCCATCGGTCTGCAACCGGACGTGCTGATCTGCCGCTCCGATCACCCGATCGACCTGTCGTCGCGTCGCAAGATCGCCCAGTTCACCAACGTTGAAGAGCGTGCGGTGATCGGCCTGGAAGACGCCGACACCATCTACAAGATCCCCGGCATCCTGCACTCCCAGGGCCTGGACGATTTCGTCGTCGAGCGTTTCGGCCTGCAGTGCGCCGGTGCCGACCTGTCCGAGTGGGACGCCGTGGTCGATGCCAAGCTCAACCCTGAGCACGAAGTCACCATCGCCATGGTCGGCAAGTACATGGAGCTGCTGGACGCCTACAAGTCGCTGATCGAAGCGATGAGCCACGCCGGTATCAGCAACCGCACCAAGGTCAACCTGCGCTACATCGATTCCGAAGACATCGAGAACCAGGGCACTGGCCTGCTCGAAGGCGCCGACGCGATCCTCGTGCCGGGCGGCTTCGGCCTGCGGGGCGTGGAAGGCAAGATCACCGCCGTGCAATACGCTCGCGAAAACAAGGTGCCTTACCTGGGGATCTGCCTGGGCATGCAAGTGGCGGTCATCGAGTTCGCCCGTAACGTGCTGGGCTGGAAAGACGCCAACTCCACCGAATTCGATCGCGCCAGCGGCCACCCGGTCGTGGGCCTGATCACCGAGTGGGAAGACGCCACCGGCGCCGTTGAAGTGCGCACCGAATCTTCCGACCTGGGCGGCACCATGCGCCTCGGTGCCCAGGAATGCCTGCTCGAAGCCGGTTCCCTGGTGCACGAGTGCTACGCCAAGGACGTGATCGTCGAGCGTCACCGCCATCGCTACGAAGTGAACAACAACCTGCTGCCGCAACTGATCGAGGCTGGCCTGAAGATCTCCGGCCGCTCCGGTGACGGCGCGCTGGTCGAGGTGGTCGAGTCGCCGGATCACCCATGGTTCGTGGCTTGCCAGTTCCACCCCGAGTTCACCTCGACGCCACGGGACGGTCATCCGCTGTTCAGCGGTTTTGTGAAAGCCGCTTTGGCCCAACACCAGAAAAAGGCATAA
- a CDS encoding 2-dehydro-3-deoxyphosphooctonate aldolase (catalyzes the formation of 2-dehydro-3-deoxy-D-octonate 8-phosphate from phosphoenolpyruvate and D-arabinose 5-phosphate in LPS biosynthesis) translates to MAQKIIRVGDIEIANDKPMVLFGGMNVLESRDMAMQVCEEYVKVTQKLGIPYVFKASFDKANRSSVTSYRGPGLEEGMRIFQDIKQAFGVPIITDVHEPAQAAVVAEVCDIIQLPAFLSRQTDLVVAMAKTGAVINIKKAQFLAPQEMKHILSKCEEAGNDQLILCERGSSFGYNNLVVDMLGFGIMKQFEYPVFFDVTHALQMPGGRSDSAGGRRAQVTDLAKAGMSQSLAGLFLEAHPDPDNAKCDGPCALRLNKLEPFLSQLKALDELVKGFATIETA, encoded by the coding sequence ATGGCCCAGAAGATCATCCGCGTCGGTGACATCGAGATTGCCAACGACAAGCCCATGGTGCTGTTCGGCGGCATGAACGTGCTGGAAAGCCGTGACATGGCGATGCAGGTCTGCGAGGAGTACGTCAAGGTCACCCAGAAACTGGGGATCCCCTACGTCTTCAAGGCCAGCTTCGACAAGGCCAACCGTTCGTCCGTGACTTCCTACCGTGGCCCGGGCCTGGAAGAGGGCATGCGGATCTTCCAGGACATCAAGCAAGCCTTCGGCGTGCCGATCATCACCGACGTCCACGAGCCTGCCCAGGCGGCGGTCGTGGCCGAGGTCTGCGACATCATCCAACTGCCGGCCTTCCTGTCGCGCCAGACCGACCTGGTGGTCGCGATGGCCAAGACCGGCGCGGTGATCAACATCAAGAAGGCCCAGTTCCTCGCGCCCCAGGAAATGAAACACATCCTGAGCAAGTGCGAGGAGGCCGGCAATGACCAGTTGATCCTCTGCGAGCGGGGTTCGAGCTTCGGCTACAACAACCTGGTGGTGGACATGCTCGGCTTTGGCATCATGAAGCAGTTCGAATACCCGGTGTTCTTCGACGTGACGCACGCCTTGCAGATGCCTGGCGGCCGTTCCGACTCCGCCGGTGGTCGTCGTGCCCAGGTCACGGACCTGGCCAAGGCGGGCATGAGCCAGTCCCTGGCGGGCCTGTTCCTGGAAGCCCACCCGGACCCGGACAACGCCAAGTGCGACGGTCCTTGCGCCCTGCGCTTGAACAAGCTGGAACCATTCCTGTCTCAGCTCAAGGCGTTGGACGAGCTGGTCAAGGGTTTTGCGACGATAGAAACCGCGTAA
- a CDS encoding cell division protein FtsB, protein MRSPNWLFLVLLLLLAGLQYRLWVGNGSLAQVADLTQQIADQHAENEALLERNRVMDAEVTELKKGMETVEERARHELGMVKEGETLYQLAQ, encoded by the coding sequence ATGCGCAGTCCCAATTGGTTGTTTCTTGTCTTGCTCCTGTTGCTGGCCGGCTTGCAGTACCGCCTCTGGGTGGGTAATGGCAGCCTGGCGCAAGTGGCCGACCTGACTCAGCAGATTGCCGACCAGCATGCCGAAAACGAGGCGTTGCTGGAGCGTAATCGGGTAATGGACGCCGAAGTCACAGAGTTGAAAAAAGGCATGGAGACCGTCGAAGAGCGGGCTCGCCATGAATTGGGCATGGTCAAGGAGGGTGAAACCCTCTACCAGTTGGCCCAATGA
- the ispD gene encoding 2-C-methyl-D-erythritol 4-phosphate cytidylyltransferase (4-diphosphocytidyl-2C-methyl-D-erythritol synthase; MEP cytidylyltransferase; MCT; catalyzes the formation of 4-diphosphocytidyl-2-C-methyl-D-erythritol from CTP and 2-C-methyl-D-erythritol 4-phosphate; involved in isoprenoid and isopentenyl-PP biosynthesis; forms homodimers) has protein sequence MSIRLPAFWAVIPAAGVGARMAADRPKQYLQLGGRTILEHSLGCFLDHPTVKGVVVSIAHDDPYWPSLACASDPRIQRVDGGEQRADSVLNALLHLHGQGADDHDWVLVHDAARPNLSRDDLDTLLGELVNDPVGGLLAVPARDTLKRVDKHGRVVETVDRSVIWQAYTPQMFRLGALHRALADSLVADALITDEASAMEWAGQAPRLIEGRSDNIKITRPEDLEWLRQRWVHRR, from the coding sequence ATGAGTATTCGTTTGCCGGCCTTCTGGGCCGTGATTCCTGCCGCGGGCGTGGGTGCCCGGATGGCCGCGGACCGACCCAAGCAGTACCTGCAACTGGGTGGACGCACAATTCTTGAACACAGCCTTGGCTGTTTCCTCGATCACCCCACCGTCAAGGGCGTGGTGGTGAGCATTGCCCATGATGATCCCTACTGGCCGAGCCTGGCTTGCGCCAGCGATCCGCGCATCCAGCGCGTGGACGGCGGCGAGCAGCGTGCGGACTCCGTGCTCAATGCCTTGTTGCATCTGCACGGGCAGGGCGCCGACGATCATGACTGGGTGCTGGTGCACGATGCGGCGCGGCCCAACCTGTCCCGCGATGACCTGGACACCTTGCTCGGCGAGTTGGTGAACGATCCGGTCGGGGGCCTGCTGGCGGTTCCGGCCCGGGACACCTTAAAGCGCGTCGACAAACACGGCCGCGTAGTGGAAACCGTGGATCGCAGCGTGATCTGGCAAGCCTACACGCCCCAGATGTTTCGCCTCGGCGCGCTGCACCGGGCCCTTGCCGACAGCCTGGTGGCGGATGCGCTCATTACCGATGAAGCTTCGGCCATGGAGTGGGCGGGGCAGGCGCCTCGCTTGATCGAGGGGCGTTCCGACAACATCAAGATCACCCGCCCTGAAGACCTGGAGTGGCTGCGCCAGCGTTGGGTGCATCGCCGTTAG